The Haloplanus sp. CK5-1 genome contains a region encoding:
- a CDS encoding AI-2E family transporter — protein sequence MDERRAVVALFGFAVALAIGYIAYRFVAALTVAVFLYYSTRRFYKALGRLHLPARVRAVTVIAFLAVPLLLLLSYTLVLLVTETRRFVETYPVIELAATNVAWLGGVEDIPELTVASLVEAYHAGRFDRIIDFLVANAAVLTTAITGFFLNMLIVVIVTYYLLIDGSKAHDWLRQFDDGAIVREYLEAADEELEAILFGNLLNVIAIALIAVGAFRGYNALVPAAVQVPYPTLAGVLTGVASLIPVVGMKIVYLPIAAAMSIPIAIDGSYPLLGYVVAFLAVAVVVVDTIPDLLLRPYLSGERTHVGLLMLAYIFGPVVFGFYGLFFAPILLALGVTFAHTALPRLLGAEDGAADAAS from the coding sequence ATGGACGAACGACGCGCAGTGGTCGCCCTGTTCGGCTTCGCCGTGGCCCTCGCCATCGGATACATCGCGTATCGCTTCGTCGCCGCCCTCACCGTCGCCGTCTTCCTCTACTACTCGACGCGCCGTTTCTACAAGGCGCTCGGACGGCTTCACCTCCCGGCGCGCGTGCGGGCAGTGACCGTGATCGCCTTCCTCGCCGTGCCGTTACTCCTCCTCCTCAGTTACACGCTCGTGTTGCTGGTGACCGAGACCCGACGCTTCGTCGAGACGTACCCTGTCATCGAACTCGCCGCGACGAACGTAGCGTGGTTGGGCGGCGTGGAAGACATTCCGGAACTCACCGTCGCCAGCTTGGTGGAGGCGTACCACGCCGGCCGGTTCGACCGGATCATCGACTTCCTCGTCGCGAACGCCGCCGTCCTGACCACCGCGATCACTGGCTTTTTCCTCAACATGTTGATCGTGGTCATCGTCACGTACTACCTCCTGATCGACGGGTCGAAGGCCCACGACTGGCTCCGCCAGTTCGACGACGGCGCCATCGTCCGCGAGTACCTCGAAGCCGCCGACGAGGAACTCGAAGCCATCCTCTTCGGGAACCTCTTGAACGTCATCGCCATCGCACTCATCGCCGTCGGCGCGTTCAGGGGATACAACGCCCTCGTCCCCGCCGCCGTCCAGGTGCCGTACCCCACCCTGGCGGGTGTCCTGACGGGTGTCGCCAGTCTGATCCCGGTCGTCGGGATGAAAATCGTCTACCTCCCCATCGCCGCCGCGATGTCGATCCCGATAGCCATCGACGGGAGTTACCCGCTGCTCGGCTACGTCGTCGCCTTCCTCGCCGTGGCGGTCGTCGTCGTCGACACGATTCCGGATCTACTCCTCCGTCCGTATCTGAGCGGCGAACGGACCCACGTCGGCCTGTTGATGCTCGCGTACATCTTCGGCCCGGTCGTCTTCGGCTTCTACGGTCTCTTCTTCGCGCCGATTCTCCTCGCCCTCGGCGTCACGTTCGCCCACACGGCGCTCCCGCGACTCCTCGGCGCGGAGGATGGTGCCGCCGACGCCGCTTCCTGA